From the genome of Staphylococcus haemolyticus, one region includes:
- the aroA gene encoding 3-phosphoshikimate 1-carboxyvinyltransferase, with the protein MSNEQMIDIKGPLIGEIEVPGDKSMTHRAIMLASLATGQSTIYKPLLGEDCLRTIEIFKLLGVNIELAEEKIIVDSPGYNKFKTPHQTLYTGNSGTTTRLLAGLLSGLNLNCVLSGDASIGKRPMDRVMKPLRLMGANITGIDDNFTPLIIKPASINGITYKMEVASAQVKSALLFASLFSNDSSKITELDVSRNHTETMFEQFNIPISISGKEITTQPNAIEHIKAKDFYVPGDISSAAFFIVAALITPGSDITIHNVGINPTRSGIIDIVKQMEGNIECLNITDTSEPTASIRVKYTPNLKPVLIEGDIVPKAIDELPIIALLCTQASGTSIIKDAEELKVKETNRIDTTADMLGLLGFELQPTDDGLIIHPSEFKKSATVDSLTDHRIGMMLAIASLLSDKPLNIRQFDAVNVSFPGFLPKLMLLENEG; encoded by the coding sequence ATGTCAAATGAGCAAATGATAGATATAAAGGGGCCTTTAATTGGAGAAATTGAAGTGCCCGGAGACAAGTCAATGACCCATCGAGCGATTATGTTGGCGTCTTTAGCAACTGGTCAATCGACTATATATAAGCCTCTTTTGGGAGAAGATTGTTTACGCACAATAGAAATATTTAAATTATTAGGTGTTAACATAGAGCTTGCTGAAGAAAAGATTATAGTTGATTCACCTGGTTATAATAAATTTAAAACACCACATCAAACACTATATACTGGAAATTCTGGTACTACAACACGATTATTAGCTGGTTTACTAAGTGGGCTCAATCTAAATTGCGTTTTGTCCGGTGATGCTTCAATAGGTAAGCGACCTATGGATAGAGTAATGAAGCCACTCAGATTAATGGGGGCTAATATTACAGGCATCGATGATAATTTTACACCATTAATTATAAAACCCGCTTCAATTAATGGTATTACCTATAAAATGGAAGTAGCCAGTGCACAAGTCAAAAGTGCATTATTGTTTGCAAGTCTATTTTCTAATGACAGTTCTAAAATTACTGAGTTAGATGTAAGTCGAAATCATACTGAAACAATGTTTGAACAGTTTAATATTCCGATTAGCATTTCTGGTAAAGAAATTACTACTCAACCAAATGCTATCGAACATATAAAAGCTAAAGATTTTTATGTGCCTGGTGATATCTCTTCAGCAGCATTCTTTATAGTGGCGGCACTTATTACTCCTGGTAGTGATATTACAATTCATAATGTTGGCATCAATCCGACTCGTTCAGGTATTATAGATATCGTTAAACAAATGGAAGGAAATATTGAATGTTTAAATATCACAGATACATCAGAACCTACTGCATCAATCCGTGTTAAATACACACCAAACTTAAAACCTGTTCTTATTGAAGGTGACATAGTTCCAAAAGCTATTGACGAGTTACCAATTATTGCACTATTGTGTACACAAGCAAGTGGTACTAGTATTATTAAAGATGCAGAAGAATTAAAAGTGAAAGAAACTAATCGAATTGATACGACTGCAGATATGCTCGGTTTATTGGGGTTTGAATTGCAACCCACTGATGACGGACTTATTATTCATCCTTCAGAATTTAAAAAATCGGCAACCGTAGATAGTTTAACAGATCACCGAATAGGGATGATGTTAGCTATTGCATCATTATTAAGTGATAAACCACTGAATATCCGTCAGTTTGATGCAGTAAATGTATCGTTCCCAGGTTTCCTTCCTAAATTAATGCTTTTAGAAAATGAGGGATAA
- a CDS encoding tetratricopeptide repeat protein: MEDIYKLIDDINLQKLDNLDSRVNDALTSNNDDALFILGETLYNFGLTPQGLEVFRTLYHKYPDESELLIYFIEGLMSENQTDEALEYLSQVAISTEKLMLEADLYQQINMTEVAIDKLIEARELEPNDPIIHFALAEMLYFDGQYLRATREYEVVLGTGEYEVNGINLFARMADCALQSGNYSDAINLYDEINEDEMTSEDFFKKAIAYEKNDITHEAIKITKNLLSKDPDFIQGYFYLQSLYENEKNYPDAIETGKEGLRLNQFYKELMVSTGSLEIEHGDANEGVELLKQALEVDNAYHEPLLILSDLFRNEEDYEAIIALLSYVDEDDLDPVFMWHLAHAFGQEERDKEAQHFFELAYPTMKTQSAFLSDYYYYLIEIGYKEKAKTILQQLIEMDPSNETWQEEANRLDY, translated from the coding sequence ATGGAAGATATCTATAAATTAATAGACGATATCAATCTTCAAAAATTAGATAATTTAGATTCTCGTGTAAATGATGCTTTAACTTCTAATAATGACGATGCATTATTTATTCTTGGTGAAACCCTATATAATTTTGGTTTAACACCTCAAGGTCTAGAGGTATTTAGAACTTTATATCATAAATATCCAGATGAAAGTGAATTACTTATATATTTTATTGAAGGTCTAATGTCAGAGAATCAAACTGATGAAGCATTAGAATATTTAAGTCAAGTAGCAATATCAACAGAAAAATTAATGTTAGAGGCTGATTTATATCAGCAAATTAATATGACAGAAGTTGCCATTGATAAGTTGATTGAAGCTAGGGAATTAGAGCCAAATGATCCAATCATCCATTTCGCATTAGCTGAGATGCTATATTTTGATGGTCAGTACTTGCGTGCCACACGTGAATATGAAGTCGTATTAGGTACGGGTGAATACGAAGTGAATGGTATTAATTTATTTGCTCGTATGGCAGATTGTGCATTACAAAGTGGTAACTATAGTGATGCGATTAATCTATATGATGAAATTAATGAAGATGAAATGACTTCTGAAGATTTCTTCAAAAAAGCAATCGCGTATGAAAAAAATGATATCACTCATGAAGCCATTAAAATTACAAAAAACCTTCTATCGAAAGATCCCGATTTTATTCAAGGATATTTCTATTTACAATCACTTTATGAAAATGAAAAAAATTATCCTGATGCCATTGAAACAGGCAAAGAGGGGTTACGTTTAAATCAATTTTATAAAGAATTGATGGTTTCAACAGGAAGTTTAGAAATTGAACATGGTGATGCAAATGAAGGTGTTGAATTACTAAAACAAGCACTTGAAGTGGACAATGCTTATCATGAACCTTTATTAATTTTGAGTGATTTGTTCCGAAATGAAGAAGATTATGAAGCAATCATCGCATTGCTATCATATGTGGATGAAGATGATTTGGACCCCGTATTCATGTGGCACTTAGCCCATGCATTTGGCCAAGAAGAACGTGATAAAGAAGCACAACATTTCTTTGAACTAGCTTATCCTACAATGAAAACTCAAAGCGCTTTCTTAAGTGACTATTACTATTATTTAATCGAAATCGGTTATAAAGAAAAAGCGAAAACAATATTACAACAATTAATAGAAATGGATCCTAGTAATGAGACATGGCAAGAAGAAGCCAATCGTCTTGATTATTAA
- a CDS encoding YpiB family protein has protein sequence MKQSYIEYALFHYHFKSRISVWILNYIKSHTELLEHVHFVNQRIFNHKTLELALTNTDAPAIRLVKNNHLLINTNEIFEYVTTHQNDFDILIHFSDQHTIDFRFNDLIIHQLMYSPQYMAYLNTIYNLSLDSTRVHSLVEHLRHNIDLSLQLNDREQFYQLTQILEVLENR, from the coding sequence ATGAAACAAAGTTATATTGAATATGCTTTGTTTCATTATCATTTTAAATCACGAATTAGCGTCTGGATTTTAAATTATATTAAATCTCATACCGAGTTACTTGAACATGTACATTTTGTAAATCAAAGAATATTTAACCATAAAACGTTAGAACTTGCTTTAACAAATACAGATGCACCAGCAATTAGATTAGTTAAAAATAACCACTTACTTATCAATACAAATGAGATATTCGAATACGTAACAACTCACCAAAACGACTTCGATATTCTTATTCATTTTTCAGACCAACACACAATAGATTTTAGATTCAATGATTTAATTATTCATCAATTAATGTACTCTCCTCAGTACATGGCTTATCTAAACACAATTTATAATTTATCTCTCGATTCTACAAGAGTGCATTCTCTAGTAGAGCACTTACGACATAATATAGATTTAAGCTTACAACTTAATGATCGAGAACAATTTTACCAATTAACACAGATTTTAGAAGTCCTTGAAAACCGATAA
- a CDS encoding DUF1405 domain-containing protein gives MLTLKQMWELTLYRHSCLIFLLICNILGTLYGFIWYGDQLAKTPWYFLPFIPDSPIASLFLCIVIICLIFNKHIPFVEALAFVTLLKYGLWAVIMNILMINLDHNITIMNVFLIMSHGIMAIEAIYFYPRLKIRISGLLVAMIWVFNNDYMDYVLNKYPYYDFIEQHKEIVGYIAFWLSVFALSLYYNLQKILSVKLFD, from the coding sequence ATGCTTACATTAAAACAGATGTGGGAGTTAACCTTATATCGACACTCTTGCTTAATCTTTTTACTTATTTGCAACATACTCGGTACCTTATATGGATTTATTTGGTATGGTGATCAATTAGCTAAAACACCTTGGTATTTCTTGCCATTTATACCAGATAGCCCAATCGCTTCACTTTTTTTGTGTATTGTTATTATTTGTCTCATTTTTAATAAGCATATCCCATTTGTAGAGGCGCTTGCATTCGTAACCTTACTTAAATATGGACTTTGGGCAGTAATAATGAATATTCTCATGATTAATCTTGATCATAACATTACCATAATGAATGTTTTTTTGATTATGAGTCATGGTATTATGGCGATTGAAGCCATTTATTTCTATCCTCGTTTAAAAATTAGGATTAGTGGTCTATTAGTGGCAATGATATGGGTATTTAACAATGACTATATGGATTATGTTTTAAATAAGTATCCTTACTATGATTTTATTGAACAGCACAAAGAGATAGTAGGCTATATTGCTTTCTGGCTAAGTGTTTTTGCACTAAGTTTATATTATAATTTACAAAAAATCTTATCGGTTAAATTATTTGATTAA
- a CDS encoding zinc metallopeptidase, whose amino-acid sequence MSIMSYIIYIVIIMLIPMWAQHKVKSNYEKYAQVRSTSGKTGREVAEEILHANGIYDVDVVKGEGFLTDHYDPKKKVVCLSPANFDRPSVAGTAIAAHEVGHAIQHQQGYAFLRFRSALVPLANLGSSLSYMIIMLGIILTAMGSAFGSTALWIGAGLMSLAVLFSIVTLPVEFDASSRAMKQITALNIVNEKEYKHAKKVLSAAAMTYVAATATAVAELVRIILIARASDN is encoded by the coding sequence TTGTCTATAATGTCTTATATAATATATATCGTCATTATTATGCTCATTCCTATGTGGGCACAACACAAAGTAAAATCTAACTATGAAAAATATGCGCAAGTAAGATCAACAAGTGGTAAAACGGGTCGCGAGGTAGCAGAAGAAATACTTCATGCAAATGGTATTTATGATGTAGATGTAGTAAAGGGTGAAGGTTTCTTAACAGACCACTACGATCCTAAAAAGAAAGTTGTTTGTTTATCTCCTGCAAACTTCGATAGACCTTCAGTAGCTGGTACAGCTATTGCTGCACACGAAGTTGGACATGCGATTCAACATCAACAAGGGTATGCATTTTTAAGATTTAGAAGTGCATTAGTACCACTAGCTAATTTAGGTAGTTCATTAAGTTACATGATTATCATGTTAGGTATCATCTTAACAGCTATGGGTAGTGCGTTTGGCTCAACAGCCTTATGGATTGGTGCTGGCTTAATGTCACTTGCAGTTTTATTCTCAATCGTAACTTTACCTGTTGAATTTGACGCAAGTTCAAGAGCAATGAAACAAATAACTGCATTAAACATTGTAAATGAAAAAGAATATAAACATGCTAAAAAGGTTCTTTCAGCCGCTGCAATGACTTATGTTGCTGCTACTGCGACAGCTGTTGCAGAACTAGTAAGAATTATACTAATCGCTAGAGCAAGTGATAATTAA
- a CDS encoding nucleotide pyrophosphohydrolase, with protein sequence MKSMKEMQNEVDAYIGQFKAGYFSPLANLARLTEEVGELAREINHYHGEKKKKETEEDNTIKAELGDNLFVLLCIANSLDIDMTESFNETMEKFNTRDKNRFERK encoded by the coding sequence ATGAAATCTATGAAAGAAATGCAAAATGAAGTGGATGCGTACATTGGACAATTCAAAGCTGGTTATTTTTCTCCACTGGCAAATTTAGCACGTTTAACAGAAGAGGTTGGAGAACTTGCTAGAGAGATAAACCACTATCATGGTGAAAAGAAAAAGAAAGAAACTGAAGAAGATAATACAATTAAAGCTGAATTAGGAGACAATTTATTTGTTTTACTTTGTATAGCTAATTCATTAGATATTGATATGACTGAAAGTTTTAATGAAACAATGGAAAAGTTCAACACTAGAGATAAAAATCGTTTTGAACGTAAATAA
- the bshA gene encoding N-acetyl-alpha-D-glucosaminyl L-malate synthase BshA, whose amino-acid sequence MKIGITCYPSMGGSGIIATELGIKMAERGHEVHFITSNIPFRIRKPLPNITFHQVEVNQYAVFQYPPYDITLSTKISEVIKEYDLDVLHMHYAVPHAVCGILARQMSGKDIKIMTTLHGTDITVLGYDHSLKGAIKFGIEQSDIVTSVSHSLAHQTKSIIETEKEIVPIYNFVRENEFPTRHDETLKEVYGIKPDEKVLIHVSNFRKVKRIDTILETFAKVRKNIPSKLILLGDGPELLDMRKLARHLGIDSDVLFLGKQDQVSEFYQMSDLVLLLSEKESFGLTLLEAMKTGVVPIGSNAGGIKEVIKHDETGFIVDIGDSTSASEYALQLLSNKELYNKMQTAMLKDIDERFGSELITDQYEHYYRKMLNQKED is encoded by the coding sequence ATGAAAATAGGTATCACATGTTATCCATCTATGGGCGGTTCTGGTATTATTGCTACTGAATTAGGAATAAAAATGGCAGAGAGAGGCCATGAAGTACATTTTATAACTTCCAATATTCCTTTTAGAATACGTAAACCTTTACCTAATATTACTTTTCATCAAGTTGAAGTAAATCAATATGCCGTCTTTCAATATCCTCCATATGATATTACTTTGAGTACTAAAATTTCAGAAGTTATAAAAGAATATGATTTAGATGTATTACACATGCACTATGCAGTACCTCATGCAGTTTGTGGGATTTTAGCACGTCAAATGTCTGGAAAAGATATTAAAATAATGACCACGTTACACGGTACTGATATCACGGTACTAGGTTACGACCACTCTCTCAAAGGCGCCATTAAATTTGGGATTGAACAAAGTGATATTGTTACGAGTGTGAGTCACTCTTTAGCACATCAAACTAAATCTATCATTGAAACCGAGAAAGAAATTGTTCCTATTTATAATTTTGTGCGTGAAAATGAATTTCCAACGCGTCATGATGAAACGCTTAAAGAAGTATATGGTATTAAACCTGATGAAAAGGTACTTATACATGTATCTAATTTTAGAAAAGTGAAACGCATAGATACTATATTAGAGACATTTGCTAAAGTTCGTAAAAACATACCTAGTAAATTAATCTTGTTAGGAGACGGTCCCGAATTATTAGACATGAGAAAGTTAGCGCGTCACTTAGGTATCGATAGTGATGTACTATTCTTAGGCAAGCAAGACCAAGTTAGTGAATTTTACCAAATGTCTGATTTAGTACTTCTATTAAGTGAAAAAGAAAGCTTTGGATTAACTTTGCTTGAGGCAATGAAAACAGGAGTAGTGCCGATAGGTTCTAATGCTGGTGGTATTAAAGAGGTTATTAAACATGATGAGACTGGTTTCATTGTGGATATAGGAGATAGCACTAGTGCAAGTGAGTATGCGTTACAACTGCTTTCAAATAAAGAATTATATAATAAAATGCAAACTGCTATGTTAAAGGATATTGACGAACGATTTGGTTCAGAATTAATAACAGATCAATATGAACACTACTATAGAAAAATGTTAAATCAAAAAGAGGATTAG
- a CDS encoding CCA tRNA nucleotidyltransferase, with product MGTELFNQAKPILEKIEQHGFEAYFVGGSVRDYLMNRHIHDIDITTSATPDEIESIFEKTIPIGREHGTINVVYQGTNYEVTTFRAEAEYVDHRRPSEVYFVRDLKEDLQRRDFTINAIAMDKNFNIYDYFEGDVALNQHIIKTVGDAKERFKEDALRILRGLRFQSQLNFTIEGDTFEAMKHQIADVEHLSIERIVVELKKLIKGQNVSQSYLNLIDLNFFNYVPFFRSLDMKQTKVNSPISFELWIAILLTVEQTNTSLSDLKISNNEKTKINQYHKIMIEMPQVSSKEQLKLFVYDYGINNIIDIIAINSILEDNNIKIASPLIFNLQSIKEIDQHLPIRSRRELNINGGDILRITSKKSGPWLKEVLRQIEIDVLTNKVPNLKDELLKWVKENVKI from the coding sequence ATGGGAACAGAACTATTTAATCAAGCAAAACCCATTTTAGAAAAAATAGAACAACATGGATTTGAAGCATATTTCGTTGGTGGATCGGTGAGAGATTACTTAATGAACAGACACATTCACGACATCGATATTACTACTAGTGCTACACCAGATGAAATAGAATCAATATTTGAAAAGACTATCCCAATCGGGAGAGAGCATGGCACTATAAATGTGGTGTATCAAGGAACTAATTATGAAGTAACAACCTTCAGAGCTGAAGCAGAGTATGTTGATCATCGTAGACCTAGTGAAGTCTATTTCGTTCGTGATTTAAAAGAAGATTTACAACGTCGTGACTTTACAATTAATGCAATTGCCATGGATAAAAATTTTAATATTTATGACTATTTTGAAGGTGATGTAGCATTAAATCAACATATTATTAAAACTGTTGGTGATGCTAAAGAACGGTTTAAAGAGGATGCATTACGCATTTTAAGAGGCTTACGCTTTCAATCCCAATTGAATTTTACTATAGAAGGTGATACTTTTGAGGCGATGAAACATCAAATCGCAGATGTAGAACATTTATCTATAGAACGCATTGTCGTGGAATTAAAAAAATTAATTAAAGGCCAAAATGTAAGCCAAAGCTACTTAAACCTAATAGATTTGAATTTCTTTAATTATGTACCTTTCTTTAGAAGTCTTGATATGAAGCAAACTAAAGTTAATTCACCAATAAGCTTTGAATTATGGATAGCAATATTATTGACTGTTGAACAAACAAACACTTCACTTTCTGACTTAAAAATAAGCAACAATGAGAAAACTAAAATCAATCAATATCATAAAATAATGATAGAGATGCCTCAAGTTTCATCTAAAGAACAATTAAAATTATTCGTTTATGACTATGGTATAAATAATATCATAGATATCATTGCTATTAATTCAATACTTGAAGACAATAACATTAAAATAGCCTCTCCGTTAATATTTAATCTTCAATCAATAAAAGAAATTGATCAACATTTACCTATTAGAAGTCGTAGAGAGCTAAATATTAATGGTGGAGATATACTTAGAATTACGTCTAAAAAAAGTGGTCCTTGGCTGAAAGAAGTTCTTAGACAAATAGAAATTGATGTGTTAACAAATAAAGTTCCAAATTTAAAAGATGAATTATTGAAGTGGGTGAAAGAGAATGTCAAAATATAG
- a CDS encoding biotin--[acetyl-CoA-carboxylase] ligase: MSKYSQDVIRMLYMHQSEYISGQYIANQLNISRAAVKKVIDQLKKDGCKIESINHKGHQLNELPDSWYNGIVSYILKNSQLASEIKVFKSVESTQIIAKQELVDNNKSMIILSDEQTKGRGRFNRNWASSKGKGLWMSLVLRPNVPFSMIPKFNLFVALGIRDAIQSFTNDKVEIKWPNDIYIADKKVCGFLTEMIANYDSIDAIICGIGINLNHSDSDFSDDIKQRATSIRLHSNNKINRYSFLKKLISSIEKRYSQFLTKPFTEIRNEYIEASNIWQRQLRFTENDKQFIGEAIDIDNDGFLIVRDENNDVRRLISADIDI; encoded by the coding sequence ATGTCAAAATATAGTCAAGATGTTATACGTATGCTATATATGCATCAATCTGAATATATTTCGGGACAATATATTGCTAATCAGCTAAACATTTCTAGAGCAGCTGTTAAAAAAGTCATTGATCAATTAAAAAAAGATGGTTGCAAAATCGAATCAATCAATCATAAAGGCCACCAATTAAATGAACTCCCAGATAGTTGGTATAATGGAATCGTATCTTATATTTTAAAAAATTCACAACTAGCTTCGGAGATAAAAGTATTTAAAAGTGTTGAATCAACTCAGATTATTGCTAAGCAAGAATTGGTAGATAATAATAAGTCTATGATTATATTAAGTGACGAACAAACAAAAGGAAGAGGTCGATTTAATCGTAATTGGGCTTCTTCAAAAGGAAAAGGCTTATGGATGTCTCTAGTATTGCGTCCAAATGTACCTTTTTCAATGATTCCAAAATTCAACTTGTTTGTTGCTTTAGGAATTAGAGATGCAATACAATCTTTCACGAATGATAAAGTAGAAATTAAATGGCCGAACGATATATATATTGCTGATAAAAAAGTATGTGGTTTTTTAACTGAAATGATAGCAAATTACGATTCAATTGACGCTATTATTTGTGGTATTGGTATTAATTTAAACCACAGTGACAGTGATTTTTCTGATGATATTAAACAGAGAGCAACAAGCATTCGTTTACATAGTAATAATAAAATTAATCGATACTCATTTTTAAAAAAGCTCATTTCATCAATCGAAAAACGATATTCACAATTTTTAACAAAGCCTTTTACAGAAATTCGAAATGAGTATATTGAAGCCTCAAATATATGGCAACGCCAATTGCGTTTCACTGAAAACGACAAACAATTTATAGGTGAAGCAATCGATATTGATAACGATGGTTTCTTAATAGTTAGAGATGAAAATAATGACGTTAGACGCCTTATTAGTGCGGATATAGATATATAA
- a CDS encoding helicase C-terminal domain-containing protein, which translates to MGHTSYAVVDLETTGNQLDYDEIIQIGITFVSNNKISGTYHSMIRTDLDIPPFIQALTSIEDTMLEQAPYFHEIAQEIYKQLKDRVFVAHNVDFDLNFIKKAFQNCNIDFKPKKVLDTLELFKIAYPTDKSYQLSELAEAHDIPLDNAHRADEDATTTALLMIKAFQKFEQLPIDTLKQLYYLSKNLKYDLFNVLFEMVRQHENSPLDNQYGQFEQIIYKKQIDLKAPKTSFNGSLKDLYSEVVKSLNLTYRPQQLYLSEIILEQLMHNDKAMIEAPLGSGKSLAYLLAALMYNIETGRHVMISTNTKLLQNQLLLKDIPSINQALNFKINATLIKSKSEYISLGLISQILKDETTNYEVNILKMQLLTWIIETETGDIQDLNLKGGQKMYFDQKIETYVPVRHDMHYYNYIKRNAHHIQIGITNHAHLIHSDQENSIYQLFDDCIIDEAHRLPDYALNQVTNDLDYSDLKYQLGLIGKNENEKLLKAIDKLEQQRILERLDIAPIDVFGLKMNISEIHDLNERLFNHIFEIIQNSDVYDDDIHRHHYVFEFDSTQILKDLHLIVDKINKTLEIFNGMTHKTIKTLRKQLLYINDTYRNIEQSLKDKHTAYLSIRNLTQKSTIKLIVKDYAVRDILTTRVLDKFNSLTFISGTLTFNHKFDAFKNWFKEDVHFNTYQVPSTLSNHANTNVYIPSDVSSYNFKNIDDYVASIVDYIQEYVTITDSKCLVLFTSYRMMHMVQELLNELPTFEDYVVLTQQQNQNYKIVQQFNNFDKTILLGTSTFFEGFDYQAKGIKCVMIAKLPFMNKYNTKHWLMDSEFDSTFKDYVLPDAVTRFRQGLGRLIRNEDDQGLIVSFDDRLVSSNYKNFFAQTLENYKQKKGDIKQFSKLVNKIQHNIDANK; encoded by the coding sequence ATGGGACACACAAGTTATGCAGTTGTAGATCTAGAGACAACTGGCAATCAACTTGATTATGATGAAATTATACAAATTGGTATTACTTTTGTAAGTAACAATAAAATATCTGGGACTTATCATTCTATGATTCGTACCGATTTGGATATTCCACCATTTATCCAAGCATTGACTTCTATTGAAGATACCATGTTAGAGCAAGCCCCTTATTTTCATGAAATTGCACAAGAAATTTACAAACAATTGAAAGATCGTGTGTTCGTTGCTCATAATGTTGATTTTGACTTAAATTTTATAAAAAAGGCCTTTCAAAACTGTAATATAGATTTTAAACCTAAAAAGGTCCTGGATACGTTAGAATTATTTAAAATTGCTTATCCTACAGATAAGAGTTATCAACTTAGTGAATTAGCAGAGGCACACGACATACCCTTAGACAACGCACATAGGGCTGATGAAGACGCTACTACTACTGCATTACTAATGATTAAAGCCTTTCAAAAGTTTGAACAACTACCTATAGATACATTAAAACAACTCTATTATTTAAGTAAAAATTTAAAATATGACTTATTTAATGTCTTGTTTGAAATGGTACGTCAACATGAAAATTCACCTTTAGATAATCAATACGGTCAATTCGAACAAATAATTTATAAAAAGCAAATTGATTTAAAAGCGCCTAAAACATCATTTAATGGATCACTTAAAGATTTGTATAGTGAAGTAGTTAAATCACTTAATCTAACATATCGTCCACAACAACTATATTTATCTGAAATCATCCTAGAGCAACTCATGCACAATGATAAAGCGATGATTGAAGCTCCTTTAGGTAGTGGAAAGTCATTGGCATATCTTTTGGCAGCATTGATGTATAACATTGAAACTGGACGTCATGTCATGATTTCGACTAATACTAAACTGTTGCAAAATCAACTTTTGCTAAAAGATATTCCGAGTATCAATCAAGCACTAAACTTTAAAATTAATGCCACACTTATAAAAAGTAAATCTGAATACATTTCACTTGGCTTAATTAGTCAGATTTTAAAAGATGAAACTACCAACTATGAAGTTAATATTTTAAAAATGCAATTATTGACCTGGATTATCGAAACGGAAACTGGAGATATTCAAGATTTAAATCTTAAAGGTGGTCAGAAAATGTATTTTGACCAAAAGATTGAAACTTATGTACCAGTTAGACATGATATGCATTATTACAATTACATCAAACGAAATGCACATCATATTCAAATCGGAATCACTAATCATGCACATCTCATACACTCAGACCAAGAGAATTCAATTTATCAACTTTTCGATGATTGTATAATTGATGAGGCACATCGTTTACCTGACTATGCATTAAACCAAGTCACTAATGATCTCGATTATTCAGATTTAAAATATCAACTTGGTTTAATAGGAAAAAATGAAAATGAAAAATTATTAAAAGCGATTGATAAACTAGAACAACAACGAATTTTAGAACGTTTAGATATCGCACCGATAGATGTATTCGGTTTAAAAATGAATATATCAGAAATACATGATTTAAATGAACGTCTATTTAATCATATATTCGAAATCATTCAAAACTCTGACGTTTATGATGATGATATACATCGACACCATTATGTATTTGAATTTGATTCAACTCAGATACTTAAAGATTTGCATTTGATTGTTGATAAGATAAATAAGACATTAGAAATTTTTAATGGTATGACGCACAAAACGATTAAGACTTTACGCAAACAACTTTTATATATTAATGATACTTATCGAAATATAGAGCAGAGTTTAAAAGATAAACATACTGCGTACTTATCCATTAGGAATCTAACTCAAAAGTCAACTATTAAATTGATTGTTAAAGATTATGCAGTTCGTGATATTTTAACGACTCGCGTTTTAGATAAATTTAATTCATTAACATTTATTTCTGGAACATTGACGTTTAATCATAAGTTTGATGCCTTTAAAAATTGGTTTAAAGAAGATGTGCATTTTAACACGTATCAAGTTCCATCGACACTATCTAATCACGCGAATACGAACGTGTATATTCCTAGTGATGTTAGTTCTTATAACTTCAAAAATATCGATGATTACGTAGCATCTATAGTGGATTATATTCAAGAGTATGTAACAATCACTGATTCGAAATGTTTAGTGTTATTTACAAGCTACCGTATGATGCACATGGTACAAGAGTTATTAAATGAATTACCCACTTTTGAAGACTATGTAGTACTTACACAACAACAAAATCAAAACTATAAAATTGTTCAACAATTTAATAATTTTGATAAGACAATTTTACTTGGCACATCAACGTTTTTCGAAGGTTTTGATTATCAAGCTAAGGGTATTAAATGTGTTATGATAGCTAAACTTCCATTTATGAATAAATACAATACGAAACATTGGCTTATGGATTCTGAATTTGATTCTACCTTTAAGGACTATGTTTTACCTGACGCAGTTACTCGTTTTAGACAAGGTTTAGGTCGTTTAATTCGCAATGAAGATGATCAAGGGTTGATTGTCTCTTTTGATGATCGTCTTGTAAGCAGTAACTATAAAAACTTTTTTGCTCAAACTTTAGAAAATTATAAGCAAAAAAAGGGCGACATTAAACAATTCAGCAAACTTGTTAACAAAATCCAACATAATATTGATGCTAATAAATGA